In Streptomyces seoulensis, the following are encoded in one genomic region:
- a CDS encoding DUF2945 domain-containing protein, with translation MNASGKDRPAKGDKVAWSTHGTETTGKVEKKITERTEAAGRTVDASPEEPQYEVRSDKSGQTAVHKPAALKKKGKS, from the coding sequence ATGAACGCCTCCGGCAAGGACCGTCCGGCCAAGGGCGACAAGGTCGCCTGGAGCACCCACGGAACCGAGACCACCGGCAAGGTCGAAAAGAAGATCACCGAGCGCACGGAGGCCGCCGGCCGCACGGTCGACGCCTCCCCCGAGGAGCCGCAGTACGAGGTCCGCAGCGACAAGTCGGGGCAGACGGCGGTGCACAAGCCTGCGGCGCTGAAGAAGAAGGGGAAGTCGTAG
- a CDS encoding ferredoxin — translation MTPPPHPSRDQLYQFLEDRFACAQACSDCARACAVRASLVGSYGTAGQERARRLGIMCAEVCDTTCRALSEEGRADGEGTEDEIRLQLEWCRSLCVEAAEAFDGQPGAENAANACRTCAQACTDFMAALAA, via the coding sequence GTGACACCTCCGCCCCACCCTTCACGAGACCAGCTCTACCAGTTCCTGGAGGACCGCTTCGCCTGCGCCCAGGCGTGCTCCGACTGCGCGCGGGCCTGCGCGGTGCGCGCCAGCCTCGTCGGCTCGTACGGCACCGCGGGGCAGGAGCGCGCCCGGCGCCTCGGGATCATGTGCGCCGAGGTGTGCGACACCACCTGCCGCGCGCTCTCCGAGGAGGGCCGCGCGGACGGCGAGGGCACCGAGGACGAGATCAGGCTCCAGCTCGAATGGTGCCGCTCGCTCTGTGTCGAGGCGGCCGAGGCGTTCGACGGCCAGCCCGGCGCGGAGAACGCCGCCAACGCCTGCCGTACCTGCGCCCAGGCGTGCACGGACTTCATGGCGGCCCTCGCCGCCTGA
- a CDS encoding DEAD/DEAH box helicase, translating into MNHPDPAESQPSVTSFAGLDLPPAVQRKLAELDVREPFPIQAATIPDALAGRDILGRARTGSGKTLAFGLPLLARTAGRRAESKYPLALILVPTRELAQQVSEALTPYAAALGLRMAAVVGGMSIGRQIAALRDGAEVVVATPGRLHDLVERKACRLDRVRITVLDEADQMCDMGFLPQVTEALEQVRPDGQRMLFSATLDGDVDGLVRDHLQDPASHSVDPSAGAVTTMDHHVLVVHGPDLYAVTTEIAARDGRVLLFRDTKHGVDQLTRHLRASGVQAAALHSGKSQPQRTRTLAQFKDGQITALVATNVAARGLHIDDLDLVVNVDPPADAKDYLHRAGRTARGGGSGSVVTLVLSGQRRELSRVTSEAGVEPTVTKVRSGEAALTRITGARRPSGTPLDGGPYSRPKNTNAPFRGIGSSKDTSGGRPSRKTSEARKLAEARRAAQVRRGR; encoded by the coding sequence ATGAACCACCCGGACCCCGCCGAGTCGCAGCCGTCGGTCACGTCGTTCGCCGGCCTGGACCTGCCGCCCGCGGTGCAGCGCAAGCTCGCCGAACTGGACGTGCGCGAGCCCTTCCCGATCCAGGCGGCCACGATCCCCGACGCGCTCGCCGGCCGCGACATCCTGGGACGCGCCCGCACCGGTTCCGGCAAGACCCTCGCCTTCGGCCTTCCGCTGCTCGCGCGTACGGCGGGCCGCCGGGCCGAATCCAAGTACCCGCTGGCCCTGATCCTGGTACCCACCCGTGAGCTGGCCCAGCAGGTGTCCGAGGCGCTCACCCCGTACGCCGCCGCGCTGGGGCTGCGGATGGCCGCGGTGGTCGGCGGTATGTCGATCGGCCGCCAGATCGCCGCGCTGCGCGACGGCGCCGAGGTCGTCGTCGCCACCCCCGGCCGGCTGCACGACCTCGTCGAGCGCAAGGCGTGCCGCCTGGACCGGGTCCGCATCACCGTCCTCGACGAGGCCGACCAGATGTGCGACATGGGCTTCCTGCCGCAGGTCACCGAGGCGCTGGAGCAGGTACGGCCCGACGGTCAGCGCATGCTGTTCTCCGCGACTCTGGACGGCGACGTCGACGGCCTGGTCCGCGACCACCTCCAGGACCCGGCCTCGCACTCGGTCGACCCCTCCGCGGGCGCGGTCACGACGATGGACCACCACGTCCTCGTCGTGCACGGGCCGGACCTGTACGCCGTGACCACCGAGATCGCCGCACGCGACGGCCGGGTGCTGCTGTTCCGGGACACCAAGCACGGCGTCGACCAGCTCACCCGGCATCTGCGAGCCAGCGGGGTACAGGCGGCGGCCCTGCACAGCGGCAAGTCCCAGCCCCAGCGCACGCGGACCCTCGCGCAGTTCAAGGACGGCCAGATCACCGCGCTGGTGGCGACCAACGTCGCGGCGCGCGGCCTGCACATCGACGACCTCGACCTGGTGGTCAACGTCGACCCGCCGGCCGACGCCAAGGACTACCTGCACCGCGCGGGCCGTACCGCGCGCGGCGGCGGCTCCGGCAGCGTGGTCACGCTGGTGCTGTCCGGCCAGCGGCGCGAGCTGAGCCGGGTGACGTCGGAGGCGGGTGTCGAGCCGACGGTCACCAAGGTGCGATCCGGCGAGGCCGCGCTGACCCGGATCACCGGCGCCCGCAGGCCGTCGGGGACTCCGCTCGACGGCGGTCCCTACTCGCGCCCCAAGAACACCAACGCCCCCTTCCGGGGCATCGGCTCCAGCAAGGACACCTCCGGCGGCCGCCCGTCCCGCAAGACGAGCGAGGCCCGCAAACTGGCGGAGGCCCGGCGGGCGGCGCAGGTACGTCGGGGGCGCTGA
- a CDS encoding DUF6479 family protein, giving the protein MTQLAAPSGLISLVLFVVAVGVLALLAGGFWINSRIKDREPPRPSAEEQPHLPPEGVTREIQENREPDEIPRTPKGGRALLPYELSNMGTKPSEKKDRPRWSKGSSGSFGGGGLGAH; this is encoded by the coding sequence ATGACACAGTTGGCGGCACCGAGCGGGCTCATCAGCCTGGTGCTCTTCGTCGTGGCCGTCGGCGTGCTGGCGTTGCTCGCGGGCGGCTTCTGGATCAACAGCCGGATCAAGGACAGGGAGCCGCCCCGCCCCAGCGCCGAGGAACAGCCGCACCTTCCGCCGGAGGGTGTGACCCGGGAGATACAGGAGAACCGGGAACCCGACGAGATCCCGCGCACCCCCAAGGGCGGCCGTGCGCTGCTGCCCTACGAACTCAGCAACATGGGCACCAAGCCCAGCGAGAAGAAGGACCGGCCACGTTGGAGCAAGGGGTCCAGCGGCTCCTTCGGCGGGGGCGGACTGGGCGCCCACTGA
- a CDS encoding helix-turn-helix domain-containing protein has translation MSKQLPVSAEPEDGPGQKAGRRGAVRYLQNEAAPGAARKVLGNALRLSRECAGLSLGEAAGRLGVSSSKVSRIESGMHSPKERELPEFFGTYGITTPEEQGNLRELAAAAHRPTWWQPWSTVTPKYLQAVVSFEDMADRVRSFEPTYLHGLLQTPEYARALIERGRGSASTYDELVRFRAKRQEQFAASDKKLLCVVDEATLARSVGSAAIMRGQLQHLIDLTHNPRIQLRLAPLYDFDVHVELGPTTIFDFAGRLLPTIVFTEGYDGGLVIEDEAMVDRRVKAFDALAANSLDSHAMRRRLKAMLTTSRY, from the coding sequence GTGTCCAAGCAGTTGCCCGTCTCCGCCGAGCCGGAGGATGGACCGGGCCAGAAGGCAGGGCGCAGGGGAGCGGTGCGCTACCTTCAGAACGAGGCAGCGCCAGGCGCCGCACGCAAGGTGCTGGGCAACGCCTTGCGCCTGAGCCGGGAATGCGCCGGCCTGAGTCTGGGTGAGGCGGCCGGTCGCCTCGGAGTGTCTTCCTCGAAGGTGAGCCGGATCGAATCCGGTATGCACTCGCCCAAGGAGCGTGAACTACCGGAGTTCTTCGGGACTTACGGGATCACGACTCCAGAGGAGCAGGGAAATCTGCGAGAGCTGGCAGCGGCCGCCCACCGGCCCACGTGGTGGCAGCCTTGGTCCACAGTGACGCCGAAGTACCTTCAGGCCGTGGTCAGCTTCGAGGACATGGCAGACCGGGTCAGGTCCTTCGAACCCACTTATTTGCACGGCCTGCTACAGACTCCGGAGTACGCCCGAGCGCTGATCGAACGAGGCCGTGGCTCTGCGAGCACGTATGACGAGCTGGTCAGGTTCCGCGCCAAACGCCAGGAGCAGTTCGCTGCCTCGGACAAGAAGTTGCTCTGCGTCGTCGACGAGGCCACACTCGCTCGTTCCGTCGGTTCAGCGGCCATTATGCGCGGCCAGTTGCAACATCTGATCGACCTGACGCACAACCCCCGGATTCAGCTTCGCCTCGCCCCTCTCTACGACTTCGACGTGCACGTCGAACTCGGCCCGACGACTATCTTCGACTTCGCCGGCCGCCTTCTCCCTACGATCGTCTTCACCGAGGGTTATGACGGTGGCCTAGTCATTGAGGACGAGGCAATGGTGGACCGGCGTGTGAAGGCGTTCGACGCGCTCGCCGCCAACTCGCTGGACTCCCACGCCATGCGAAGGCGGCTGAAGGCCATGCTGACCACGAGTCGCTACTGA
- a CDS encoding CBS domain-containing protein, producing MDSVREIMTGNPTTVDGRESVTSVARTMRDDGVDVVLVVEGGALRGLVSDHDLVVRALAEAADAENMTVAEVVREGLVTVDIDDGLDNVARLMEENAVRQVAVIESGSPVGVVNASDPRLQGRSGRIDSPTPEHARKSRGGN from the coding sequence ATGGACAGCGTGCGCGAGATCATGACGGGGAACCCCACGACGGTGGACGGCCGGGAGTCGGTCACGTCCGTGGCGCGGACGATGCGTGACGACGGGGTCGACGTCGTGCTGGTGGTGGAGGGCGGCGCCCTGCGCGGCCTCGTCAGCGATCACGATCTCGTGGTACGCGCGCTCGCGGAGGCGGCCGACGCCGAGAACATGACCGTCGCCGAGGTGGTGCGCGAGGGTCTCGTCACCGTCGATATCGACGACGGTCTCGACAACGTCGCCCGGCTGATGGAGGAGAACGCGGTCCGCCAGGTCGCCGTCATCGAGAGCGGTTCCCCAGTGGGCGTGGTGAACGCGAGCGACCCCCGCCTCCAGGGCCGCTCGGGCCGTATCGACTCGCCCACCCCGGAACACGCCCGCAAGTCGCGCGGCGGCAACTAG
- a CDS encoding phospholipase, with translation MRRPHAVSLAAAGAALAFPAVLALASDASAAPADKPQVLSSWTQTSAASYNAWLSARGNQGAWAAYGFDWSTDYCSSSPDNPFGFPFQTACARHDFGYRNYKAAGTFSANKSRIDSAFYEDLKRVCNNYSGATKTSCNSTAWTYYHAVDIFGLKGADTARS, from the coding sequence ATGCGCCGTCCCCACGCCGTCTCCCTCGCCGCAGCCGGTGCCGCTCTGGCATTCCCCGCGGTGCTGGCACTCGCCAGTGACGCCTCGGCGGCGCCCGCCGACAAGCCGCAGGTGCTCAGCTCCTGGACCCAGACCAGCGCCGCCAGTTACAACGCCTGGCTCTCCGCGCGCGGCAACCAGGGCGCCTGGGCCGCCTACGGCTTCGACTGGTCGACGGACTACTGCAGCTCCTCCCCCGACAACCCCTTCGGCTTCCCCTTCCAGACCGCGTGCGCCCGCCACGACTTCGGCTACCGCAACTACAAGGCCGCCGGCACCTTCTCCGCGAACAAGTCCCGTATCGACTCCGCCTTCTACGAGGACCTCAAGCGCGTCTGCAACAACTATTCCGGCGCCACCAAGACCTCCTGCAACTCGACGGCCTGGACCTACTACCACGCGGTCGACATCTTCGGCCTGAAGGGCGCGGACACCGCCCGCTCCTGA
- a CDS encoding oxygenase MpaB family protein, protein MDDARGRDPGLFTPASVTWQLHADPMMWIAGIRALYLQALHPRAVRGVLQNSDFRRDAWGRLLRTADFVGVTTYGTTEDAERAGERVRKIHGMLTATDPDTGERYGVGEPELLLWVHCAEIASYLQVVRRSGFPFTGAQADRYLAEHRAGARLVGLDPAEVPADRAALDAYFEKVRPELAAGPEAREVDDFLRRPPVHPLLVPARALLWRHVAALAYDSLPAWAHALYGRPAPPPTTVTRHLRTTGTLLRAIPASLRRRTPPRHLLHAVTRLGPGARPAPGRVPR, encoded by the coding sequence ATGGACGACGCGCGCGGACGCGACCCCGGTCTGTTCACCCCGGCCTCGGTGACCTGGCAGCTGCACGCCGACCCGATGATGTGGATCGCCGGCATCCGCGCGCTCTACCTCCAGGCCCTCCACCCCCGCGCGGTGCGCGGTGTCCTGCAGAACTCCGACTTCCGCCGGGACGCCTGGGGCAGGCTGCTGCGCACGGCGGACTTCGTCGGCGTCACCACCTACGGCACCACCGAGGACGCCGAGCGGGCCGGGGAGCGGGTACGCAAGATCCACGGCATGCTGACCGCGACCGACCCGGACACCGGTGAGCGGTACGGGGTCGGCGAGCCGGAGCTGCTGCTCTGGGTGCACTGCGCCGAGATCGCGTCCTACCTCCAGGTGGTGCGCCGCTCCGGCTTCCCCTTCACCGGCGCCCAGGCCGACCGCTACCTCGCCGAGCACCGGGCCGGCGCCCGTCTCGTCGGCCTGGACCCGGCCGAGGTCCCCGCCGACCGGGCGGCGCTCGACGCCTACTTCGAGAAGGTCCGCCCCGAACTGGCCGCCGGACCCGAGGCCCGCGAGGTCGACGACTTCCTGCGCCGCCCGCCGGTCCACCCCCTCCTCGTCCCGGCCCGCGCCCTCCTCTGGCGCCACGTCGCCGCCCTCGCCTACGACTCCCTCCCCGCCTGGGCCCACGCCCTCTACGGCCGCCCCGCACCCCCGCCCACCACGGTCACCCGCCACCTCCGCACCACCGGCACCCTCCTGCGCGCGATCCCCGCTTCCCTGCGCCGCCGGACCCCGCCCCGGCACCTGCTGCACGCGGTGACCCGCCTGGGGCCGGGAGCCCGGCCTGCTCCGGGGCGCGTGCCCCGCTAG
- a CDS encoding DUF397 domain-containing protein has translation MRKPTVVERRGADGAGVAWQKSSYSLPEGSCVEIARPSGDQVLFRDSKTRNGPVMAVSRGTAAAFAAALDRGEL, from the coding sequence GTGAGGAAACCGACGGTTGTGGAGCGGCGCGGCGCCGACGGCGCCGGCGTCGCGTGGCAGAAGAGTTCGTACAGCCTGCCGGAGGGGTCGTGCGTGGAGATCGCGCGGCCGTCCGGCGACCAGGTGCTCTTCCGTGACTCCAAGACCCGGAACGGCCCGGTCATGGCGGTCTCCAGGGGGACCGCGGCCGCGTTCGCCGCCGCGCTCGACCGCGGCGAACTCTGA
- a CDS encoding SRPBCC family protein: protein MRHTVTVAGPAAPDVVWERYARYEKWAHWAPHLRAVRTEGDVIRPGARGEVEVAGFLRGRFEVTEVDEAKGAWAWKVNFLGIPVLVGHTMRPQGTGTRVAVHLTAPVPVPLVYAPMVDWALHRLTRV from the coding sequence ATGCGGCACACCGTCACGGTCGCGGGCCCCGCTGCGCCCGATGTGGTCTGGGAGCGGTACGCGCGCTACGAAAAGTGGGCCCACTGGGCGCCGCATCTGCGGGCCGTCCGCACGGAGGGCGACGTCATCCGTCCGGGTGCCCGGGGCGAGGTCGAGGTCGCGGGGTTCCTGCGCGGGCGGTTCGAGGTCACCGAGGTCGACGAGGCGAAGGGCGCCTGGGCCTGGAAGGTCAACTTCCTCGGTATCCCGGTACTGGTGGGACACACCATGCGGCCGCAGGGTACTGGTACCCGGGTCGCCGTCCACCTGACGGCCCCGGTACCGGTACCACTGGTCTACGCACCCATGGTCGACTGGGCCCTGCACCGGCTGACCCGCGTCTGA
- a CDS encoding SAM-dependent methyltransferase encodes MFLGQDQPHSARMYDYYLGGKTNYSVDREAAQAVIRLFPAIETVARVNRAYMHRAARYLAQRCGMRQFIDVGTGIPTAPNLHEVVQGVAPESRVMYIDNDPIVLVYADELLAGTPEGRTGYVQADATDPDAVLAAVKAEGVVDLGKPVVLSLHALLHFIPDDRDPYRIVRRFMDHLAPGSYLSLTHCTGDFAPDTWAAVIDTYVQRGTPAQVRSRDEVERFFAGLELVDPGVVLAHQWHPEVGSGPGVLSDRLVSLYAGVGRKRLQ; translated from the coding sequence GTGTTCTTAGGGCAGGACCAGCCCCACAGTGCGCGGATGTACGACTACTACCTGGGCGGCAAGACCAATTACAGCGTGGACCGGGAAGCCGCCCAGGCGGTGATCCGGCTGTTCCCCGCGATCGAGACCGTGGCCCGGGTGAACCGCGCCTATATGCACCGTGCCGCGCGGTACCTGGCCCAGCGGTGCGGCATGCGGCAGTTCATCGACGTGGGTACCGGTATCCCGACCGCGCCCAACCTGCACGAGGTGGTCCAGGGTGTCGCGCCGGAGAGCCGGGTCATGTACATCGACAACGACCCCATCGTGCTCGTCTACGCGGACGAGCTGCTCGCCGGCACTCCCGAGGGGCGCACGGGCTACGTCCAGGCGGACGCCACCGATCCGGACGCGGTCCTCGCCGCGGTGAAGGCCGAGGGTGTCGTGGACCTCGGCAAGCCGGTGGTCCTCAGCCTCCACGCGCTGCTGCACTTCATCCCCGACGACCGCGACCCCTACCGCATCGTCCGCCGCTTCATGGACCACCTCGCCCCCGGCTCCTACCTCAGCCTCACCCACTGCACGGGCGACTTCGCCCCGGACACGTGGGCGGCCGTCATCGACACGTACGTCCAACGGGGGACGCCGGCACAGGTACGCAGCCGGGACGAGGTCGAGCGGTTCTTCGCGGGCCTCGAACTCGTGGACCCAGGAGTCGTGCTGGCCCACCAATGGCATCCAGAGGTGGGGAGCGGGCCGGGAGTGCTCAGTGATCGGCTTGTGTCGTTGTACGCGGGGGTCGGGCGGAAGAGGCTTCAGTAG
- a CDS encoding SpoIIE family protein phosphatase, with product MGAKDLWDHGPGPAGDRAVRVPGGVLDLLHASAVVTDAQGRIVLWSPEAEQLFGYDAAEALGRSMADLLALPEDVQRIRELFRQARVGTSFAGVFLARNKDGSTRSVEYRKGRLHDPDGNVLGLTLAADVDTVRRVESDLALSELLINQSPVGLAVFDTELRWMRINDALTTANGVTEEEVVGRRLEDTLPGVDTQAIESAMRRVLRTGEPILDHRTIGRVPADPDHDHAWSESYYRIEDRRGKVLGVAVSVVDVTARHLAAAEIAAAHRHLATLSEASADIGSTLDLRQTARELAEAVVPRFADLATVDLLESVATGRRTAPGDQARFGTVAVAPADPDDDMGGATLWEDLDTEEPAPMMRRSVREGTPAMIPRVDSATLRRIAGDEQAVAALRKAGVRSCLVAPLVARGTVLGVLSLYRTGNTRPFDSRDLQMVCEIVGRAAISVDNALLYGRERDTALTLQRSLLPQTPPDQPEGLEIAAGYRPAGSGTEVGGDWYDVLPLSDGKVGLVVGDVMGSGVRAAAIMGQLRTTTRALARLDLPPAELLGHLDETAATLSESFATCVYAVCDPRRGTCTFSSAGHLPPVLVQPGRKATLLTVPTAAPLGVGGVPFGTLEVKLPEGCLLALYTDGLVETRYDAIDVGLHTLCRTLERATGSLGQTCDMLLDTVDHTSADDVALLLARFAGA from the coding sequence ATGGGTGCCAAGGACCTGTGGGACCACGGGCCCGGCCCGGCCGGGGACCGGGCGGTCAGGGTGCCCGGCGGCGTGCTCGACCTGCTGCACGCCTCCGCCGTGGTCACGGACGCCCAGGGCCGCATCGTGCTGTGGAGCCCCGAGGCCGAGCAGCTGTTCGGCTACGACGCGGCCGAGGCGCTCGGCCGGTCCATGGCCGACCTGCTGGCCCTGCCCGAGGACGTCCAGCGCATCCGCGAACTGTTCCGGCAGGCGCGGGTCGGCACCAGCTTCGCGGGGGTCTTCCTCGCCCGGAACAAGGACGGTTCGACCCGTTCGGTCGAATACCGCAAGGGCCGTCTGCACGACCCCGACGGGAACGTGCTCGGCCTGACGCTCGCCGCCGACGTCGACACCGTGCGCCGGGTGGAGAGCGACCTCGCCCTGTCCGAGCTGCTGATCAACCAGTCGCCCGTCGGCCTCGCCGTCTTCGACACCGAGCTGCGCTGGATGCGCATCAACGACGCCCTGACCACCGCGAACGGCGTGACCGAGGAGGAGGTCGTCGGACGGCGGCTGGAGGACACGCTGCCGGGCGTGGACACCCAGGCCATCGAGTCCGCGATGCGGCGGGTGCTGCGCACCGGCGAGCCGATCCTCGACCACCGCACCATCGGCCGCGTCCCGGCCGACCCGGACCACGACCACGCCTGGTCGGAGTCGTACTACCGGATCGAGGACCGGCGCGGGAAGGTGCTGGGCGTCGCGGTGTCCGTCGTGGACGTCACCGCCCGCCACCTCGCCGCCGCCGAGATCGCCGCCGCGCACCGGCACCTGGCCACCCTCTCCGAGGCCAGCGCCGACATCGGCAGCACGCTCGACCTGCGGCAGACGGCGCGGGAACTGGCCGAGGCCGTCGTGCCCCGGTTCGCGGACCTGGCCACGGTCGACCTGCTGGAGTCCGTCGCCACCGGACGGCGTACCGCGCCGGGTGACCAGGCGCGGTTCGGCACCGTCGCGGTCGCCCCCGCCGACCCGGACGACGACATGGGCGGCGCCACGCTGTGGGAGGACCTCGACACCGAGGAACCGGCCCCGATGATGCGCCGCAGCGTCCGGGAGGGCACCCCGGCGATGATCCCGCGCGTGGACTCCGCCACGCTGCGCCGGATCGCGGGCGACGAACAGGCCGTCGCGGCGCTCCGCAAGGCGGGCGTGCGCAGCTGTCTCGTGGCGCCGCTGGTCGCGCGGGGCACGGTGCTCGGCGTGCTCAGCCTGTACCGCACGGGCAACACCCGCCCCTTCGACAGCCGTGACCTGCAGATGGTGTGCGAGATCGTCGGACGGGCCGCCATCAGCGTGGACAACGCCCTGCTGTACGGCCGCGAGCGGGACACCGCGCTCACCCTCCAGCGCAGCCTGCTCCCGCAGACCCCGCCCGACCAGCCGGAGGGGCTGGAGATCGCGGCCGGCTACCGTCCCGCCGGCAGCGGCACCGAGGTCGGCGGTGACTGGTACGACGTACTGCCGCTCAGCGACGGCAAGGTGGGCCTGGTGGTCGGCGACGTGATGGGAAGCGGTGTGCGGGCCGCCGCCATCATGGGTCAACTGCGCACCACCACGCGGGCGTTGGCCCGGCTCGACCTGCCGCCCGCCGAACTGCTCGGCCACCTGGACGAGACCGCCGCCACGCTCAGCGAGTCCTTCGCCACCTGCGTCTACGCGGTCTGCGACCCCCGGCGCGGCACCTGCACCTTCTCCAGCGCGGGCCACCTTCCGCCGGTCCTCGTCCAGCCCGGCCGCAAGGCCACGCTCCTCACCGTGCCCACCGCCGCGCCCCTGGGTGTCGGCGGAGTGCCCTTCGGCACGCTGGAGGTCAAGCTGCCCGAGGGCTGCCTGCTCGCCCTGTACACCGACGGCCTGGTGGAGACGAGGTACGACGCCATCGACGTCGGCCTGCACACCCTCTGCCGGACGCTGGAGCGGGCGACCGGCTCCCTCGGCCAGACCTGCGACATGCTCCTCGACACGGTCGACCACACCTCGGCGGACGATGTCGCGCTGCTGCTGGCGCGGTTCGCCGGGGCTTAG
- a CDS encoding helix-turn-helix domain-containing protein, with protein sequence MPAESSHAANSAAHIGHVIERVRRQARVSPEALAHKTGAGLGHIADVLAGRRFPSRRFIISCARACGADPQVLLMVWEDEHDRPRTPPR encoded by the coding sequence ATGCCCGCTGAATCCAGCCACGCCGCGAACAGCGCGGCCCACATCGGGCACGTCATCGAGCGGGTGCGCAGGCAGGCCCGCGTCAGCCCGGAAGCCCTGGCCCACAAGACCGGTGCGGGCCTCGGTCACATCGCCGACGTCCTCGCCGGGCGACGCTTCCCCAGCCGTCGCTTCATCATCAGCTGCGCCAGGGCGTGCGGCGCCGATCCCCAGGTGCTGCTCATGGTCTGGGAGGACGAGCACGACCGCCCGCGTACACCACCGCGGTGA
- a CDS encoding RpiB/LacA/LacB family sugar-phosphate isomerase: MRISVSSDMDEPVARLLVAELRERGHEVRAHGALRAGADPQWAVCSEAAAREVAEGAAEQAVVCCWTGTGASIAANKVPGVRAALCVDAATAEGARRWNDANVLALSLRLTSEPLLKEILDAWFAAAPSEDEEDRRNVAHVEALDARPR, from the coding sequence GTGCGGATCTCCGTCTCCTCCGACATGGACGAACCGGTGGCCCGTCTCCTCGTGGCCGAGCTGCGCGAGCGGGGTCACGAGGTGCGCGCGCACGGCGCGCTGCGGGCGGGGGCCGACCCGCAGTGGGCGGTGTGCTCGGAGGCCGCCGCGCGGGAGGTGGCCGAGGGCGCGGCCGAGCAGGCGGTCGTGTGCTGCTGGACCGGCACCGGCGCCTCGATCGCCGCGAACAAGGTGCCGGGCGTGCGGGCCGCGCTCTGCGTGGACGCCGCCACGGCGGAGGGTGCGCGCCGCTGGAACGACGCCAATGTCCTCGCCCTCAGTCTGCGGCTCACCTCGGAGCCGCTGCTGAAGGAGATCCTCGACGCCTGGTTCGCGGCCGCGCCCAGCGAAGACGAGGAGGACCGCCGCAACGTGGCCCACGTCGAAGCGCTCGACGCACGGCCACGCTGA